A DNA window from Abyssibacter profundi contains the following coding sequences:
- a CDS encoding beta-ketoacyl synthase N-terminal-like domain-containing protein encodes MQTTSIRSLAMQAAPGATPPERLEVLRSGLPPQAIGVSDQTGQRWPYMSRRRPDTTASFWADMAAVAEDALNAADLSDHARATLPVLLGSTCLDMPDLEAALHSQPQAPALMNAHCGRTLDQLATELGLGGPQFTLSTACSSAANALLHARRLLVAGRAEHVLVIGTEFYNRLTLSGFASLLLLSPDTFRPFDADREGLILGEAVGAMVLSRQPRDRGDLGRLLGGATGCDPSSPTNSSPEFLVRIMQQALDDAGLTTDDLLAIKAHGTGTPSNDAAEGAALDRLFGNRHPVTSLKPYFGHTLGACGLVELAGLLEAWSAGFLPATPGFRTLGSGEQMTPITQPHPLPAEGAVLCNSFGFGGNTTSLVVAR; translated from the coding sequence GTGCAGACCACATCTATCCGTAGCCTGGCCATGCAGGCCGCTCCGGGCGCGACACCGCCCGAGCGCCTGGAGGTTCTGCGCAGCGGCTTACCCCCGCAGGCCATCGGGGTCTCGGATCAAACGGGTCAACGCTGGCCCTACATGTCGCGTCGTCGGCCGGACACCACCGCATCGTTTTGGGCCGACATGGCCGCCGTTGCGGAGGACGCCCTCAATGCCGCTGACCTGTCGGACCACGCGCGTGCAACCCTGCCGGTACTGCTCGGGAGTACCTGCCTGGACATGCCGGACCTTGAGGCTGCGCTGCATTCCCAGCCCCAAGCCCCGGCCCTGATGAACGCACACTGCGGCCGGACACTGGATCAGCTGGCCACCGAGCTGGGGCTGGGTGGCCCGCAGTTCACCCTGTCGACCGCTTGCTCCTCAGCGGCCAATGCCCTGCTCCACGCCCGGCGTCTGCTAGTGGCCGGCCGGGCGGAGCATGTCCTGGTCATCGGCACCGAGTTCTACAACCGATTGACCCTCTCCGGCTTCGCGTCGTTGCTGCTGCTCAGCCCGGACACATTCCGGCCGTTCGACGCTGACCGCGAGGGCCTGATACTCGGGGAGGCCGTCGGTGCCATGGTGTTGTCGCGCCAGCCGCGTGACCGGGGCGACCTTGGCCGCCTGCTGGGTGGCGCCACCGGCTGCGACCCCAGCAGCCCGACCAACTCCAGCCCCGAGTTTCTGGTCAGGATCATGCAGCAGGCACTCGATGACGCCGGTCTCACCACGGACGACTTGCTGGCTATTAAGGCGCATGGCACCGGCACGCCCAGCAATGACGCTGCCGAAGGTGCGGCCCTGGATCGCCTGTTCGGCAACCGTCATCCGGTCACATCACTCAAGCCCTATTTCGGCCACACCCTGGGCGCCTGCGGTTTGGTGGAGCTTGCCGGTTTGCTCGAGGCCTGGTCAGCGGGTTTTCTGCCCGCGACACCCGGTTTCCGGACCCTGGGTTCAGGCGAGCAAATGACGCCGATCACCCAGCCTCATCCGCTGCCAGCGGAAGGCGCTGTGCTCTGCAACAGCTTCGGTTTCGGTGGCAACACCACCAGCCTGGTCGTTGCACGATGA
- a CDS encoding phosphopantetheine-binding protein, with protein MKGSQDTALKLDLKTLIIEETEQELAAEDLTDDEPLFGPDARLELDSIDGLQISMALQVAYGVRITDPKELMRVMQSINTLADHLQPD; from the coding sequence ATGAAAGGCTCGCAAGACACTGCACTTAAGCTAGATCTCAAGACCTTGATCATCGAGGAAACAGAGCAGGAACTCGCCGCCGAGGACCTGACTGACGACGAACCGTTATTCGGCCCGGATGCCCGCCTGGAGCTGGATTCGATCGACGGCCTGCAGATCTCCATGGCCCTGCAGGTGGCTTACGGCGTGCGGATCACCGACCCCAAGGAGCTGATGCGCGTCATGCAGAGCATCAACACCCTGGCGGATCACCTGCAGCCGGATTGA
- a CDS encoding ABC transporter permease, with product MTNRLPLLTALMHKELRGLLRDPQGLLVLFLMPTIFILVMSLALRDVMSAHQSTQQRLQWHDADQSYFSLELRERLGQSERLHIETIGPTDETLTPPYFGRLEIAPGLADRLHPDNREPLVRVTLDPAYPVAGSSLFLTELKGALISLRAEYITEDLFGAPEDEAALVRRATRPDAVPVTVNYPGAAERSETLPDATQQSVPAWIVFAMFFVVFPLSTSILGERREGTLQRLALLNASHQSVLAAKVPVYLGVTVLQASLMLAMGVWVVPLLGGEALQLSGRWLALLPITVATGAAALGVALLIAVLARTSAQATTIGGAVNLVLGALGGVMVPTLVMPEELQLAGLISPMSWALDGYWDIILRHTPVQSTLPECLALLALGASTYAMAAWRLRQDFS from the coding sequence ATGACGAACCGCCTGCCACTACTGACCGCGCTCATGCACAAGGAACTGCGGGGCCTGCTGCGCGATCCACAGGGCCTGCTCGTACTGTTCCTGATGCCAACGATTTTCATCCTGGTGATGTCGCTTGCGCTGCGCGATGTCATGAGCGCCCACCAGAGCACACAGCAGCGCCTGCAGTGGCACGACGCAGACCAGAGTTACTTTTCATTGGAGTTGCGTGAGCGCCTGGGTCAGAGTGAGCGCCTGCACATCGAGACCATCGGGCCAACGGATGAGACGCTGACCCCGCCGTATTTCGGCCGTCTCGAAATCGCACCCGGTCTGGCTGATCGGCTGCACCCCGACAATCGGGAGCCGCTGGTTCGAGTCACGCTGGACCCCGCCTATCCCGTCGCCGGCTCCAGCCTGTTCCTAACAGAGCTCAAAGGTGCACTGATCAGCCTGCGGGCCGAATACATCACCGAGGACCTCTTCGGCGCGCCCGAAGACGAGGCTGCACTGGTGCGACGCGCCACGCGCCCCGACGCCGTCCCGGTCACCGTGAACTACCCGGGCGCAGCCGAACGCTCCGAGACGCTCCCGGATGCCACCCAGCAAAGCGTCCCGGCCTGGATCGTGTTTGCGATGTTTTTCGTGGTGTTCCCGCTGTCGACCAGCATTCTGGGCGAACGGCGCGAGGGCACCCTGCAACGTCTGGCGCTGCTCAACGCCTCGCATCAAAGCGTGCTCGCAGCCAAGGTGCCGGTGTACCTCGGCGTCACGGTACTGCAGGCCAGTCTGATGCTCGCGATGGGCGTTTGGGTGGTCCCCTTGCTGGGCGGGGAGGCGCTGCAGCTCTCGGGCCGCTGGCTGGCATTGCTCCCGATTACCGTCGCAACCGGGGCCGCCGCGCTGGGCGTGGCGTTGCTCATCGCGGTACTGGCCCGGACCTCTGCCCAGGCCACGACCATCGGCGGGGCGGTCAATCTGGTCCTCGGTGCGCTGGGCGGCGTCATGGTCCCGACCCTGGTCATGCCGGAGGAGCTGCAGCTGGCCGGGCTGATCTCTCCGATGTCCTGGGCATTGGATGGCTATTGGGACATCATTCTGCGCCATACCCCCGTGCAATCCACGCTACCCGAGTGCTTGGCCCTGCTGGCCCTCGGCGCTTCCACCTATGCCATGGCCGCCTGGCGGCTGCGCCAAGATTTCTCATGA
- a CDS encoding ABC transporter ATP-binding protein, translated as MNNSLTIQGVKKTYPHSDTAALAGIDLHIPAGCAFGLIGPNGAGKSTLIRLLLGLLKPDAGRMRIGDHDLATALPAARRICGLAPQDPGFFPLLTVAENLRTFGAAAGLQAAALEQAVDSAIESTELGRFAHRRADQLSGGVRQRLNVSLALLGQPPILLLDEPTAGVDAESRRLILDVLRQENQRGTTLIYTSHYLTEVEQLCDRVALIDHGQVRFEGQLQAALAHAARLLVVRLGSPPPAAMLARWRSRWPDGDIEHDTLTLETDQPIDALGQLAQDGVTLRSIEYGTSSLEAAYFHMRAEVELT; from the coding sequence ATGAACAATTCCCTGACCATTCAAGGCGTTAAGAAAACCTATCCGCATTCTGACACAGCGGCCCTGGCGGGAATCGACCTGCACATCCCGGCGGGCTGTGCCTTTGGACTGATCGGGCCCAATGGAGCGGGCAAATCAACGCTCATCCGCCTGTTACTGGGCCTGCTGAAACCCGATGCCGGCCGCATGCGAATCGGCGATCACGATCTCGCCACCGCTTTACCCGCAGCCCGACGCATCTGCGGGCTGGCACCGCAGGACCCGGGGTTTTTTCCGCTGCTGACCGTTGCCGAGAATCTACGCACCTTTGGCGCGGCGGCCGGGCTGCAGGCCGCGGCCCTGGAGCAGGCGGTGGACTCGGCCATCGAGAGCACCGAACTGGGTCGCTTTGCCCATCGCCGCGCCGACCAGCTCTCGGGCGGTGTGCGTCAACGCCTGAATGTGTCACTGGCCCTGCTGGGCCAGCCCCCGATTCTGCTGCTGGACGAGCCCACCGCCGGCGTTGATGCCGAATCCCGCCGCCTGATCCTGGACGTGCTCAGGCAAGAGAACCAGCGAGGCACGACGCTGATCTACACCAGCCACTACCTGACCGAGGTCGAACAGCTTTGCGACCGCGTCGCTCTGATCGACCATGGCCAGGTCCGCTTTGAAGGCCAGTTGCAGGCAGCGCTGGCCCATGCTGCCCGGCTGTTGGTCGTCCGTCTGGGTTCGCCACCACCGGCCGCCATGCTGGCCCGCTGGCGTTCGCGCTGGCCCGACGGCGATATCGAACACGACACCCTCACGCTGGAGACAGACCAACCCATCGACGCGCTGGGACAGCTCGCCCAGGACGGCGTGACCCTCCGCAGCATCGAATACGGCACCTCCAGCCTGGAAGCCGCGTACTTCCACATGCGCGCGGAGGTGGAGCTGACATGA